A stretch of the Zerene cesonia ecotype Mississippi chromosome 4, Zerene_cesonia_1.1, whole genome shotgun sequence genome encodes the following:
- the LOC119839553 gene encoding isoleucine--tRNA ligase, cytoplasmic has translation MSSKNQGIRVPENIDFPKEEENVLKFWKEIEAFQTCLKQSKNKPRYSFYDGPPFATGLPHYGHVLAGTIKDVVTRYAHQKGYHVERRFGWDCHGLPVEFEIDKTLGIKGPEDVEKMGIDKYNAECRKIVMKYATEWETIITRMGRWIDFKNDYKTLYPWFMESVWWVFKELFNKGLVYQGVKVMPFSTACSTPLSNFESGQNYKDVVDPAVVVSFPTAEGFSLLAWTTTPWTLPSNLSLCVNPKLIYVKVKEKATGNCYVLQENRFPVIFKNVDDFEIVEKFPGEKLKGIKYTPIFDYFIGICPKAFQVLTDGYVTDDSGTGIVHQAPYFGEDDFRVCLANGIITRDQEIICPVDASGKFTAPVKDFIGQHVKDADKHIIANLKARNRLLQAGQVKHSYPFCWRSETPLIYKAVPSWFVRVEHMSQDLLKSSESTYWVPDYVKEKRFGNWLREARDWAISRNRYWGTPIPLWISSDKQEVVCVGSIAELCELTGKEIKDIHRESIDHLEIPSARPGQPPLKRVSEVFDCWFESGSMPYAQLHYPFENKKEFDEVFPANFIAEGIDQTRGWFYTLIVLSTALFNKAPFKNLIANGLVLASDGQKMSKRKKNYPDPLAVVSKYGADALRLYLINSPVVRADNLRFKEEGVRDVIKDVFLPWYNAFRFLMQNVERIMQEDKIDYKFNEKTERDNVMDKWITSFTQSLIQFVTKEMAAYRLYTVIPRLTKFIDHLTNWYVRMNRKRLKGENGVKDCQVALDTLFGVLYDMVRVMAPFTPFLTEFMYKTLRQLLPGDSLESVHFNMIPEPRIELVDSNIERAVERMQAVIELGRIVRDRKTIPIKYPLPEMVVIHQDQTYLDDINSLLKYVLEEMNVKRVLLSSDKEKYGITLRVEPDHKILGARLKGDFKAVTQALKDLNNEQCEKLISDGYVGLVGQRIDVSEVRVIFQAQGNDQYEAHSDNDVLILLNVTPDQDMLDEGFAREVINRVQKLRKKAHLVPTDEVDVYFAVNKASDILRIINIHRELIETTVRAPLKAIDDLSQSKPIIIEETQELKGSQLKLIITWRKDIEMPANPWANIVLQDIKPRFGVVTSQASIILKDKDNKYMNLDQLHKEIEVLFGLYGMKFNLWCEGNEIRKTDDLNSKLIIVSHSKPKNIEAENVPFCKFVNVVNGKKTATLFIENPKGKMTISKEQATDFLSKYLGVKASELDISAWK, from the exons ATGTCTTCTAAAAATCAAGGCATAAGGGTTCCGGAAAATATTGACTTTCCAAAAGAAGAggaaaatgtgttaaaattttgGAAAGAAATTGAAGCTTTTCAAACTTGTCTCAAACAATCTAAAAACAAACCAAG GTACTCGTTCTACGACGGGCCTCCATTCGCGACAGGCTTACCTCATTATGGACACGTACTTGCTGGTACAATTAAGGATGTCGTTACTCGATATGCTCATcaaaag ggCTATCACGTTGAAAGAAGATTTGGGTGGGATTGTCACGGTCTCCCTGTGGAGTTTGAAATAGATAAAACTCTGGGAATAAAAGGACCTGAAGACGTTGAAAAAATGGGTATTGACAAGTACAATGCAGAATGTAgaaaaattgttatgaaatatgcTACAGAATGGGAGACTATTATCACAAGAATGGGGCGATGGATAG atttcaaaaatgaCTATAAAACCCTATACCCTTGGTTCATGGAATCTGTTTGGTGGGTGTTTAAAGAATTGTTTAACAAAGGCTTAGTATACCAAGGTGTAAAAGTTATGCCATTCTCAACTGCATGTTCCACTCCACTTTCCAATTTTGAATCTggacaaaattataaagacgTTGTTGATCCAGCTGTTGTTGTATCTTTTCCTACTGCTGAAGGATTTTCCCTTCTTGCCTGGACAACTACTCCTTGGACTCTGCCAAGCAATTTAAGTCTCTGTGTTAAtcctaaattaatttatgtaaaagtgAAGGAAAAGGCAACAGGCAATTGCTATGTATTACAAGAAAATAGATTCCctgtcatttttaaaaatgttgatgATTTTGAGATTGTTGAAAAGTTTCCTGGTGAAAAATTGaaaggtataaaatatacaccaatatttgattattttattggtatcTGCCCAAAAGCATTTCAAGTGTTGACAGATGGGTATGTAACTGATGACTCTGGAACAGGAATTGTACATCAGGCACCATATTTTGGTGAAGATGATTTTAGAGTTTGTTTAGCAAATGGAATAATAACCAGAGACCAAGAGATTATCTGTCCAGTAGATGCAAGTGGTAAATTTACTGCGCCTGTCAAAGATTTTATAGGTCAACATGTGAAGGATGcagataaacatattatagcTAATTTAAAAGCCCGCAATAGGTTACTACAAGCAGGACAAGTTAAACATAGCTATCCTTTTTGCTGGCGTTCTGAAACACctcttatatataaagctgTACCTTCTTGGTTTGTAAGAGTTGAACATATGAGTCAAGATCTACTTAAATCAAGTGAAAGTACTTACTGGGTTCCAGattatgtaaaagaaaaaaggtTTGGTAATTGGTTACGTGAAGCCAGGGATTGGGCTATCAGTAGGAACAGGTATTGGGGAACACCAATTCCATTATGGATTTCAAGTGATAAGCAAGAAGTTGTATGTGTAGGTAGTATTGCTGAATTGTGTGAACTTACTGGCAAAGAAATCAAAGATATACATAGAGAAAGCATTGATCACTTGGAAATTCCATCAGCTCGACCAGGTCAGCCACCACTAAAAAGGGTTTCAGAGGTTTTTGATTGTTGGTTTGAATCTGGATCTATGCCTTATGCGCAACTTCATTAcccatttgaaaataaaaaagaatttgaTGAAGTTTTTCCTGCTAATTTTATTGCAGAAGGTATAGATCAAACTAGAGGTTGGTTTTATACacttattgtattgtcaacAGCATTGTTTAACAAAGCTCcctttaaaaatcttattgcTAACGGATTGGTTCTTGCTTCTGATGGACAAAAAATGTCCAAAAGAAAGAAGAATTATCCTGATCCTCTTGCTGTTGTCAGTAAATATGGGGCAGATGCCTTAAGATTATATCTAATTAACTCTCCAGTTGTTAGAGCTGATAATCTAAGATTCAAGGAAGAAGGTGTTAGAGATGTTATAAAAGATGTCTTCTTACCTTGGTATAATGCCTTTAGATTTTTGATGCAAAATGTTGAGAGAATTATGCAGGAAGATAagattgattataaatttaatgaaaaaacagAAAGAGATAATGTTATGGATAAATGGATAACATCATTCACACAATCTCTGATTCAGTTTGTCACTAAAGAGATGGCAGCATATAGATTGTATACAGTGATTCCTAGACTGACTAAATTCATTGACCATCTCACCAACTGGTATGTGAGAATGAATAGAAAGCGGCTGAAGGGTGAAAATGGTGTAAAGGATTGCCAGGTCGCTTTAGATACATTGTTTGGTGTCCTATATGATATGGTTCGGGTCATGGCTCCATTCACCCCTTTCTTGACtgaatttatgtacaaaactTTAAGACAATTATTGCCCGGTGATTCTTTAGAAAGTGTTCATTTTAACATGATACCAGAACCAAGAATTGAATTGGTTGATTCCAATATAGAAAGAGCAGTGGAAAGAATGCAGGCTGTAATAGAGCTGGGACGAATTGTTAGGGATAGAAAGACTATTCCAATTAAGTATCCATTACCAGAAATGGTAGTTATTCATCAAGACCAAACATACTTGGATGATATTAACTCTCttctaaaatatgttttagaaGAAATGAATGTTAAAAGGGTTCTTTTATCTAgtgataaagaaaaatatggtATCACCTTGAGAGTTGAACCGGATCATAAAATTCTTGGAGCTAGACTAAAGGGAGATTTTAAGGCTGTAACACAGGCTTTGAAAGATCTTAATAATGAACAATGTGAAAAACTGATTTCTGATGGCTATGTTGGTTTGGTTGGGCAACGCATTGATGTTTCTGAAGTAAGAGTTATATTCCAAGCCCAAGGTAATGATCAGTATGAAGCACACAGTGACaatgatgttttaattttacttaatgtTACTCCAGATCAAGACATGCTTGATGAAGGCTTTGCAAGGGAAGTTATAAACAGGGTGCAAAAGCTGAGAAAGAAGGCGCATTTGGTTCCAACTGATGAAGTCGATGTATACTTTGCTGTTAATAAAGCGAGCGATATTTTGCGTATAATCAATATACACCGTGAGTTAATTGAAACAACGGTGAGAGCCCCGTTAAAAGCGATCGACGATTTATCACAATCAAAACCAATAATTATTGAAGAAACTCAAGAATTGAAAGGCTctcagttaaaattaataattacttggAGAAAGGATATTGAAATGCCAGCCAATCCTTGGGCCAATATAGTTCTACAGGACATAAAACCGCGCTTTGGTGTTGTTACTAGTCAAGCAAGTATTATACTGAAGGACAAAGATAACAAGTACATGAATTTAGATCAACTACATAAGGAAATTGAAGTCTTATTTGGTTTATATGGTATGAAATTTAACTTATGGTGTGAAGGAAATGAGATTCGAAAGACAGATGATTTAAATTCTAAgcttattattgtttcacaTTCTAAGCCTAAGAATATTGAAGCAGAAAATGTTCCTTTTTGTAAGTTCGTAAATGTTGTAAATGGAAAGAAAACTGCAACACTGTTCATTGAAAATCCTAAAGGTAAAATGACAATATCAAAGGAACAAGCAACAGactttttatctaaatatttaggTGTTAAAGCATCTGAATTGGACATTAGTGCCTGGAAGTAG